The following proteins are encoded in a genomic region of Pseudomonadota bacterium:
- the drmA gene encoding DISARM system helicase DrmA codes for MKALDVRKALLEALQADLVGPFLPEGHPARDEEILPLPPSRWYLTGFLAPQGGRAPDVDDEDSREGGLTEDRDSQAEDAGTDEPESKRPVRFPASMGLSVFLPPGDSDHLEVDVRFADYDKVEVAEDHEDRKSWGWKRVPHEERGIRIPLDRKVLEGREGVPVPNTTGLRFRGELRTTEMEGLPEGARVLSLFLVNERTPETRDRDRQLVFQVSFSLRYERGFLSRPNRRGEDADDEDQRVLALNFRDKIDWAVGHNTSVQLPEAASNKVTTLHTTQLPRYEVRRVDHVKFEDVTTGMADLAKMDGPALSRGLAPLVEAYKNWIDKQRYTSLDRPSLEETRDALMSKADEALRRIEEGIALLAKPGEIQESFKLANQAMHVAALQADGTREDRRYKNGRRPSWRPFQLAFVLMNLASVADPAHRGRKTADLIYFPTGGGKTEAYLGLIAFTLILRRLRGKSRPDEGRGVAVILRYTLRLLTLDQLGRASTLICALEEMRRRDPKRLGNSRFTVGLWVGRGASANRLKDVHRELHDFTPGRQDSPFPLSTCPWCGEDIKIHNIKLVDAEGKPSKTRYTRAVVHCEGSGCLFTEGRRPRQGLPVLFVDEQIYQELPDFVVATVDKYAMVPWRGESGMLFGRATHLDAQRAYGVMHKAPKGATPLPDGLLPPELVVQDELHLISGPLGTMVGLYEAAIDYLCERDLDGGRYGPKVVCSTATVRRAREQIRALFGRETAIFPPRGINEGDNFFSAIDKDSPGRLYLGVGAPGRALRAVSVRTYATLLAAAQKHFDAKGALEQPADPYMTLVGYFNSLRELGGMRRLVEDEVRNRVAGFDQGKRPQNFVGPHPWAADRKLKMPAELTSRESTDRVKETKRRLAARAASDSDPLDVVLASNMISVGLDVDRLGLMVVTGQPKTTSEYIQSTSRVGRNYPGLVVTCLNVFRPRDRSHYERFVAYHESFYRDVEATTVTPFSGQTLDRGLVGTMLTMIRHGIEKLEPPLGVMKIHEHRPKAEALLEWLVRRARHHRGWHDDVAEARIADLVRRRGRDFLDSWERVVDKAVEGAADRIYSGLDRVKDEGKALMYTANDEPPPDHDARQFEAPTSMRDVEPNVHVWLRFKQLDERA; via the coding sequence ATGAAAGCGCTCGACGTACGCAAGGCGCTGCTCGAAGCGCTCCAGGCCGACCTGGTCGGCCCCTTCCTACCCGAAGGCCACCCCGCGCGTGACGAGGAGATCCTCCCGCTGCCCCCGTCGCGCTGGTACCTCACGGGCTTCCTCGCGCCCCAGGGCGGGCGCGCGCCCGATGTGGACGACGAGGACTCGCGCGAAGGCGGCCTGACCGAGGACCGCGACAGCCAGGCCGAAGACGCCGGAACCGACGAGCCGGAGTCGAAGCGGCCTGTTCGCTTCCCTGCTTCCATGGGGCTCAGCGTCTTTCTCCCTCCGGGCGATAGCGATCACCTCGAAGTGGATGTCCGCTTCGCGGACTACGACAAGGTCGAGGTCGCGGAGGACCACGAGGACAGGAAGTCCTGGGGTTGGAAGCGGGTGCCGCACGAAGAACGGGGCATCCGGATCCCGCTCGATAGGAAGGTCCTCGAGGGCCGGGAAGGCGTCCCGGTGCCCAACACCACGGGCCTGCGATTCCGCGGCGAGCTTCGAACCACCGAAATGGAGGGCCTCCCCGAAGGCGCGCGGGTCCTGAGCCTCTTTCTCGTCAACGAGCGAACGCCCGAGACCCGGGACCGCGACCGGCAGCTCGTGTTCCAGGTGAGCTTTTCGCTCCGCTACGAGCGCGGCTTCCTCTCCCGCCCGAACCGCCGCGGTGAGGACGCGGACGACGAGGATCAGCGGGTGCTCGCCCTGAACTTCCGCGACAAGATCGACTGGGCTGTCGGGCACAACACCAGCGTGCAGCTTCCGGAGGCCGCGTCGAACAAGGTCACCACGCTCCACACGACGCAGCTGCCGCGCTACGAGGTTCGCCGGGTCGATCACGTGAAGTTCGAGGACGTCACCACCGGCATGGCCGACCTGGCCAAGATGGATGGTCCAGCGCTCTCACGCGGCCTCGCGCCGCTGGTCGAGGCCTACAAGAACTGGATCGACAAGCAACGCTACACCTCGCTCGATCGCCCGAGCCTCGAAGAGACGCGTGATGCGTTGATGAGCAAGGCCGACGAGGCTCTGCGGCGCATCGAAGAGGGCATCGCGCTCTTGGCCAAACCCGGCGAGATCCAGGAGTCCTTCAAGCTCGCCAACCAGGCGATGCACGTGGCAGCGCTCCAGGCCGACGGAACCCGGGAGGACCGTCGCTACAAGAACGGCCGCCGCCCCTCCTGGCGGCCCTTCCAGCTGGCCTTCGTGCTGATGAACCTGGCTTCGGTCGCCGACCCGGCGCACCGCGGCCGCAAGACCGCCGATCTCATCTATTTCCCCACCGGCGGCGGCAAGACCGAAGCCTACCTGGGGCTCATCGCGTTCACGCTCATCCTCCGCCGCCTGCGCGGCAAGTCGCGCCCTGACGAGGGCCGGGGCGTGGCGGTCATCCTCCGCTACACCTTGCGCCTCTTGACCCTCGACCAGCTCGGCCGCGCGTCGACGCTGATCTGCGCCCTCGAAGAGATGCGGCGGCGCGACCCCAAGCGGCTCGGCAATAGCCGCTTCACGGTGGGCCTGTGGGTGGGCCGCGGTGCCAGCGCCAATCGCTTGAAGGACGTGCACCGGGAGCTTCATGACTTCACCCCCGGGCGGCAGGACTCGCCGTTCCCGCTCAGCACCTGTCCGTGGTGCGGCGAGGACATCAAGATCCACAACATCAAGCTCGTCGATGCCGAGGGCAAACCGAGCAAGACCCGTTACACCCGCGCCGTCGTCCACTGCGAAGGCTCGGGGTGCCTCTTCACCGAGGGCAGGCGGCCGCGGCAGGGCCTCCCTGTCCTGTTCGTCGATGAACAGATCTACCAGGAGCTTCCCGACTTCGTCGTCGCAACGGTCGACAAATACGCGATGGTTCCGTGGCGTGGCGAGTCCGGAATGCTCTTCGGCCGCGCTACCCACCTGGACGCGCAACGCGCCTACGGCGTCATGCACAAGGCGCCCAAAGGCGCGACGCCGCTTCCCGACGGACTGCTCCCTCCCGAGCTGGTGGTCCAAGACGAGCTTCACCTCATCAGTGGGCCGCTCGGCACCATGGTCGGCCTCTACGAAGCCGCCATCGACTACCTCTGCGAGCGTGACCTCGATGGAGGGCGCTACGGGCCGAAGGTGGTCTGTTCGACCGCCACGGTTCGCCGCGCCCGCGAGCAGATCCGGGCGCTCTTCGGTCGCGAGACCGCGATCTTCCCGCCGCGGGGCATCAACGAGGGCGACAACTTCTTCTCCGCCATCGACAAGGACAGCCCTGGGCGTCTCTACCTGGGCGTCGGTGCACCGGGCCGCGCGCTGAGAGCAGTATCGGTCCGAACCTACGCAACCCTCCTCGCCGCTGCCCAGAAGCACTTCGACGCGAAGGGAGCCCTCGAGCAACCCGCCGACCCGTACATGACGCTGGTGGGCTACTTCAACAGCCTCCGAGAGCTGGGTGGCATGCGGCGGCTCGTGGAGGACGAGGTGCGAAACCGCGTTGCCGGCTTCGACCAGGGCAAGCGGCCGCAGAACTTCGTCGGGCCCCACCCTTGGGCCGCCGACCGAAAGCTGAAGATGCCGGCCGAGCTCACGTCCCGGGAGAGCACCGACCGCGTAAAGGAGACCAAGCGCCGCCTCGCGGCCCGGGCGGCCAGCGATTCGGATCCGCTCGACGTGGTCCTGGCCTCGAACATGATCTCGGTCGGCCTCGACGTCGATCGTCTAGGGTTGATGGTCGTCACCGGTCAGCCGAAGACCACCAGCGAGTACATCCAGTCCACGAGCCGCGTAGGAAGAAACTACCCGGGCCTGGTCGTCACGTGCCTCAACGTGTTTCGACCGCGCGACCGATCCCACTACGAACGCTTCGTCGCTTACCACGAGAGTTTCTACCGGGACGTGGAAGCAACCACGGTCACGCCCTTCAGCGGGCAAACCCTCGATCGCGGGCTCGTCGGAACGATGCTCACGATGATCCGACACGGCATCGAGAAGCTCGAGCCGCCCCTCGGGGTCATGAAGATCCACGAGCACCGCCCGAAGGCCGAGGCGCTCCTCGAGTGGCTCGTTCGGCGGGCCCGACACCACCGCGGCTGGCACGACGACGTGGCCGAAGCACGCATCGCCGATCTGGTCCGAAGACGCGGCCGGGACTTCCTCGATTCCTGGGAGCGCGTCGTGGACAAGGCCGTCGAAGGAGCCGCGGATCGCATCTACAGCGGCCTCGATCGGGTGAAGGACGAGGGCAAGGCGCTCATGTACACCGCCAACGACGAACCGCCTCCGGATCACGACGCCCGTCAGTTCGAGGCACCCACCAGCATGCGCGACGTGGAGCCCAACGTTCACGTCTGGCTTCGATTCAAGCAACTGGATGAGAGGGCGTGA